One segment of Paenibacillus sp. FSL R7-0337 DNA contains the following:
- a CDS encoding glycosyltransferase family 2 protein: MSIQVRYSIIIPMFNEEAVIQETYRRIKKVMGTTGEPYELIFINDGSTDNCAQMIEEYSYWDESVKLIDLSRNFGHQVAITAGMDYALGDAVVIIDADLQDPPELIPEMIAEWKQGYQVVYAKRIKRNGESLFKKWSASLFYRVLRYSTDISIPVDTGDFRLMDRRVCDELKRLPEKNRFVRGLVSWVGFRQKAIEYEREERLAGETKYPLGRMLKLSLDGITSFSYKPLKLAGVLGALLSVSGFLYLLYVLYLALFTDAAVKGWASMIGITLTFNGFVLLMLGILGEYVGRIYDESKGRPLYIVQEFYSGRPQQSAQEQRVASLNK; this comes from the coding sequence ATGAGTATCCAAGTGCGCTATTCCATTATTATACCGATGTTCAATGAAGAGGCTGTTATTCAGGAAACCTACCGGCGCATCAAAAAAGTAATGGGCACAACAGGCGAGCCTTACGAGCTGATCTTCATTAATGACGGCAGCACGGACAATTGCGCGCAGATGATCGAGGAATACAGCTATTGGGATGAAAGTGTGAAGCTGATCGATCTGTCCCGCAATTTCGGGCATCAGGTTGCTATTACCGCAGGGATGGATTATGCGCTGGGCGATGCGGTTGTGATCATTGACGCGGATCTGCAGGACCCGCCCGAGCTGATTCCGGAGATGATTGCCGAGTGGAAGCAAGGCTACCAGGTCGTATATGCCAAGCGGATCAAGCGAAACGGAGAGTCCCTGTTCAAAAAGTGGTCGGCCAGCTTATTTTACCGGGTGCTGCGTTATTCGACAGATATCTCTATTCCGGTGGACACTGGCGATTTCCGCCTGATGGACCGCAGGGTCTGCGACGAGCTGAAGCGTCTGCCGGAGAAGAACCGCTTCGTACGCGGTCTGGTCAGCTGGGTTGGATTCCGGCAGAAGGCGATAGAATACGAGCGGGAGGAGCGGCTGGCCGGAGAGACTAAATATCCGTTAGGGCGGATGCTGAAGCTGTCACTGGACGGCATTACCTCCTTCTCTTATAAGCCGCTGAAGCTGGCGGGTGTTCTTGGAGCGCTGCTGTCCGTATCCGGTTTTCTGTACCTGCTGTATGTGCTGTACCTGGCACTCTTTACAGACGCAGCCGTGAAGGGCTGGGCATCGATGATCGGAATCACCTTAACCTTCAACGGGTTCGTGCTGCTCATGCTGGGTATTCTGGGCGAGTATGTCGGACGGATCTATGATGAATCGAAGGGCCGTCCCCTCTACATCGTTCAGGAGTTCTACAGCGGCAGGCCGCAGCAGAGCGCACAGGAGCAGAGAGTCGCCAGTCTCAACAAATAA